From a region of the Sinorhizobium sp. B11 genome:
- a CDS encoding ATP-dependent RecD-like DNA helicase has product MQFAPQQDEALKAVSNWLKEGRSPLFRLFGYAGTGKTTLAKHFAEHVDGDVLFAAFTGKAAQVLRSRGASNAKTIHSLIYRPRGEEEVEDEETGKTSIAPMFSINRQSPVAKAALIIVDECSMVDEALGKDLMSFGTPILVLGDPGQLPPVTGGGFFTNQEPDYLLTDIHRQARDNPIIKLAMQVREGNEIMYGDYGKAQVISKNEVTQPLVMDADQVLVGTNKTRRRYNQRLRELKGFTTEHPQTGDKLVCLRNDPAKGLLNGSLWQVMTSSKETTKPGINLLVRPEDDDMDRGAAKIKLLKQAFENVEGEIPWNTRKRYDEFDYGYALTVHKAQGSQWNNVVLFDESWAFRDTRERWLYTAITRAAETLTIVR; this is encoded by the coding sequence ATGCAATTCGCCCCGCAACAGGATGAAGCCCTGAAGGCCGTTTCGAACTGGCTGAAGGAGGGCAGGTCGCCGCTCTTCCGTCTGTTCGGCTATGCCGGAACGGGCAAGACGACGCTTGCCAAGCATTTTGCCGAGCATGTGGATGGCGATGTGCTGTTTGCCGCATTCACCGGCAAGGCTGCACAGGTACTGCGCTCGCGCGGGGCGTCGAACGCCAAGACCATCCACTCGCTGATCTATCGGCCGCGCGGCGAGGAAGAGGTGGAGGACGAGGAAACCGGCAAGACTTCGATCGCACCGATGTTTTCCATCAACCGCCAGAGTCCGGTCGCCAAGGCTGCGCTGATCATTGTCGACGAATGCTCGATGGTGGACGAGGCGCTCGGCAAGGACCTGATGAGCTTCGGCACGCCGATCCTGGTGCTCGGTGATCCCGGCCAGCTGCCGCCGGTCACGGGCGGCGGTTTCTTCACAAACCAGGAACCGGATTATCTGTTGACGGACATCCACCGGCAGGCGCGCGACAATCCGATCATCAAGCTCGCCATGCAGGTGCGTGAGGGCAACGAGATCATGTATGGCGACTACGGCAAGGCGCAGGTGATCTCGAAGAACGAGGTGACGCAGCCGCTGGTGATGGATGCCGATCAGGTGCTTGTCGGCACAAACAAGACGCGGCGGCGCTATAACCAGCGCCTGCGGGAACTCAAGGGTTTTACGACCGAACATCCACAAACCGGCGACAAGCTGGTCTGCCTGCGCAACGACCCGGCAAAGGGCCTGCTCAACGGCTCGCTCTGGCAGGTCATGACCTCATCCAAGGAAACGACCAAGCCGGGCATCAATCTGCTGGTGCGCCCCGAAGATGACGACATGGATCGGGGGGCTGCCAAGATCAAGCTCCTGAAACAGGCTTTCGAGAATGTGGAAGGCGAGATCCCCTGGAACACACGCAAGCGCTATGACGAGTTCGATTACGGCTATGCGCTGACGGTTCACAAGGCACAGGGTTCGCAGTGGAACAATGTCGTGCTGTTCGACGAAAGCTGGGCTTTCCGCGATACGCGCGAGCGCTGGCTTTACACCGCGATTACACGTGCAGCAGAAACGCTGACGATTGTCCGCTAA